The Pseudorasbora parva isolate DD20220531a chromosome 19, ASM2467924v1, whole genome shotgun sequence genomic sequence taaaGGACCTATATATACACCAGATCTTAGAATTCTCCACCCGCAAAATCTAATTTAtcttatgtatttatttattaatattatataaatacataagaTAAATGAGATTTTGCAGGTGGAGAATTCTGAGATCTGGAGACAATCCTGCTGCCCTAAATGAGACATATAGACTAATGTCTTATATTAGTTACAGTATATACAGTCTCAATTTCATTAAAGGTAACAATAATTTTAGTCCTGAGATTACTGAATATGTAGAATTGCCATTTCActacaacaaaaaaattaattaaaaatatgaaaatgtatgAATATTCTACATGTTTATTATGAGTAGATCTGAGTAGTAAAAGctcaataaattatataatcaaTGGATTCCAAATTTGACCccagtatttattttattaagtaatatttTGTGCAAACTCTACATCTATGTTGTTTTcagttttcatattttatattaaagctatttaaattaaatacggAAACATTTTTTAGTGTTAGTCTTAGGAGTAACAACACTAAAGGGAAATTTCCAATTTGTGAGATTGTGTTGAATTTCTTTAAATTGTGATTTTAGTCAAATCCTCCTCCTCTCATTCCAATTCCACATCCTGTGGGTCGAATGGGCCATCCAATTCAAATTCCGGAATTTTGAATTTGGCTTTATCCTATCGGATACAATAGATGTCATGAGAACTGTTGCAAattctttactttaaaaaaaaaaaaaagttaaaaaagttattttttctgTGTTTATCAAATCTGCATAGAtttgtttaatatttgtatGAACAATTCCtaatttattttcatgttttcttTCCAACAGAAAGAGGAACGTGTGTCAGAGCTGAGAAATCAGCTGTCAGAGCGGCAGGCCCTGCGCTCCAGAAAACGTCCCACCTCCTCCAATCAGAACCACAACTCTCCTTCCCTTCCAACTACTCAGAACGATCCCAAATCTCTCCTCCCCCCACCAGGATACCCCCTCCCTGCTTCTGACAACCACTCCCTCCCCCCCACCTTCTCCAACTCCTCCACCCTGTACCAGCCCGATGGCAAGATCAACCGCAACAACTGTCACCCTGGACGACTGCAGCTCCTCTACAAGTGAGTCCCGGGACGTACTGAGATGAAATGCGAGCGGGGGCACGGCAAAGTGAAAAGGAGGGAGACAAATAAGCTACCTTTATCCGTGGCCCATAGTTTTCCCCATTTCGCCCCGCCAGACGtcctttgtttctttgtttgtttcttttgttttccGACACTTGCTGTGATTCATGGGATGTTATACACAGGAAGATTGAGAATCTGGTTTTGATTGCATCAGTTGATGTGTCACCATATTTGAAAACCACAATGTTTGAACCAATACACGTTCAAATGAGTAACCCTCAGCTGATTTTGACTCGGAAAAATGTGTACGAAGAATGACATGCTTAAAACATCCTGACAGAAAATCATGTGTGAAATGTGTATTAggactcagaattttttttgataCTTTATTACCTTGCATCAATTTTTATTACTTTGTGCATTCATATTTCCTACAGTTCAATTAGGTCATAAAAATAAGTCTCTTAAACCACTTTAGAGAGACTGAAGGATTCACACACATTTGGTACAATGTCAATcgcaattatttaaaatttgatATCATGGActatttttatacattaaaTTGCTAAATGTATCGCGATATATGTTTAACATTAATGACGCTGCCAATACCCAGCCTTAGTGATATCCCACAGTTCTCAGTAGTGGTCGATATTCAAAAGCTAGTCAGTGTGTTAACCATAAAGtacttttacatttattcatttagcagacgcttttatccagtGCGTATTCCAGTACATGTAAAGTTTACATTTTATCAGTATGTGTTCCCTAAGAGTCAAACCCTTGACCTTGGTGTTGCTGATGCCATACTTGAACTGCATTTCCTGTTTTTCATCTGAATTCTTCATATCCTATTGTTACCATTTTTCAAATTTCACCATGACCTCATAAACATTCTTTCCCTGACATGCATCTGCCATATTACAAAATTTCTTGTGAAAAACCAACAgattccttccttccttcctgtTTTATTAGTCCACTCCCCTACACCTTTCATTCTGAATCACAGAAATGATGCCTCAAATCGTGCTTGTTGAAGAGAGGTTTACTATTACTTTTCTAAGTGATCAGACTTATGATTTTCTCCAGGCAAACGATAAGTAAATTTACATTGAAGAAGGAACCTTTTTTTTGTAAGCAGCCaaccagaacaccttagcaactacATTGCCTGCCAAACGGAGAGGATTTTTGCATGGACAAAAATCACTCCCAATTCCTTCATTAAAAAGTCTAGCTTCACAATAAGCTGCAATGATGTAATGAAATGTTGGTTTGCTTATAGCCTGCTTTTCTCCCAGAGCATGCTGGGATAATGTATTAACACTCACAAGCTGTTGAAGACCTTTGAAGGCTTTGTACAGAAGAGATGTAATTTCATCACAGATTTggggtttttgtttttattagatCCCCTGTGTAGCTGAGAGCTGCAGATTGAATCTCCCAGCATTGTAATGCAGTTTGCTTCTAAATGGCACCTGCCGTATTGAAGCCGTCACAGGATGCTGCTACTTTGAAAtgcaaataacattaaaaatgcattGTGAAGCCATCTTTGTCATGTGCATTTGATACCAAGCAATGATAAAGGGAAATTAGTTCATTAAACGGAACTTAGATGAGCGTGCAACACGGTACTttacacattcacacactcatcaGCTGCTTTGTGTAGTCATCCCTCAAATCACGTTACATTCCTGATTGAAACAAAAACGCCCTACTGTACAGTACAATACATGATTTATAAACGGACTACTGAGGAACTGTTCCTTGTTCATAATAATTCTTGGTTACCTCATCATGCGTAATGCCAGTTTCCTGTCTGCGGAGCCCCTTGAAATGCCCTCTTCAATGGCAGCTTTTCCCAACAGCTGTGCGTCTCTTGCTTTTTTCTCAGTGTGTGGCTTGGATTCATCAGCGGGCATGTGCAGTAAAGTTTCACCGGACTGTGAATGGTTCATTTCACCTGCCTCAGTTTGTTTTTTGGTGGTGGCAAAGACTCTCTCTCATTTGGAGGGACGGGATGTACAGAAAAAAATCCCTACAGGGACTATTAGAGTCATTTGTCTATTCATAAGTGCTTGTGACAATAGCACATTGCTCATTATTTTTAGAGACCTATAATTACCTCATACTTGGAATGTTGCTGCTGGTTTCGTAAACAAACAGAGGTTGTCTTCAGAATAGAATACTAGCATACCCTTACTGTAGTATTTGGTATACTGACAGTAAGCGGCGGGGTACCATATCCCACAATACAATGCTCTTGACTTGAACTGCAATAGAGTGCAACAGTCGGGTTCTGGAAGTTAAAATCCTATTATTTTTCTTCATAGGGGTATTGATTTTTAACAATGACTTACAATCCTTACAAACCCCAGGGGTTGGCAGTGGCttagtggttcatgtaggttgtctacaaaccggatgGTTTGTGATTctatccccggttccacctgaccaagtgttgaggtgTCCATTAGCAAAACACCTaagctgctcccgatgagctggatggcgccctGCATGGCTGACACTGCCGTCGGTctatgaatgagtgaatgaatgaatggatgagtgtgaggcaatatgtaatgCGCTTTAGTGGCcatgggtctgttgaaagcactatataaatatagtCCATTTACCAAATCTTCAAAGAAAAAATCTTCTTTGAGTTACTAGGTTGTTAACCTTTTTCCTTTTGAAGCGCACAGTGAaactacggtggccgacacaggacaaagatgtcgttGTCTGAGACAGCAGTGAGTAGCTAGCGCTCTATAAAGCattttgtccgtttagggctactgtagaaacatgacggctCAGAATagtgacttcactgtaaggggtgTATGTAGATACATATGTACATTATGTAAGGTCATTAGACACCACTGAAAACTAGTTATGTATATTTAATTGCATTCCTggcaatagatcctcataaatattttGCATTGCACCTTTAACAGCCGAATCCTTGTGGAAAACTATAGCTGTGTTTCCACCGAAATTACCTGGAACAATTTGTCCCAATAACTTTTTTTGACCCCAGACCTGTTCATTCATCCAACGTGGTGTAAAGTACtatgaagattaggcaaattagtcctgTGACGTAGGACTGCACACGACCTCCGCATAGTTTTTGTCATTTAATTTTGTCCTCAGCATAAAAGcgtaataaagcctgaacctcgtcGTCGGTCCATCTGTTGTAACTCCAATGTTGATTCGAATAGCAAACATCTCTTTCTGCTTGCACCGCaacatacttttaaaaacaatggttgaaataaaatgctgcttgGAGTCAACCAATCAATATGCAGCGTgaaataaaccaatcagcatgttaaGCTCCCAAGTCCCATCCCAGAAagttaaaaagtaaaaagtactaCCTTGCGAGCAGGAACTTTCTGAAGGGAACATTTTACTTTGAACTTAATTTATAGACCCGTGTCCCTGAGGTCGAAACTCgcagagtaccaccccaaagtccctagttcctggggTGGAAACGTGGCTTAAATCAACCATGATTCTGCTGACCAATCAGACAATCACGACAAGTAAAACACATTAGCGCCCGCCTACTCCCAGAAAACACTACGAATGATGTAGAATCATCTTCCAACACAAAACTGAGTACTAAATGGCTTTAATGAGGGAAAGAGCTACAATCTCATGCAGCATTGCGCTCAAACTGcttaaatatttgtatatatggatattttgcaataaacctaaaatatattgtatatacatacagtatattttaaatgtatatgcatatggatatatttcaaattaacatatttaaaggtgcactttgcaacttttcgtccactggagggtgcctattctaaacggctcgccagtaccgggacttttattatgacgggacgggacacagtcgctggcaagcgcacttccgctttttccggtgtagctaaaaacagctatttttatcatatcagatacatttaaggggccaagggcttcggaCATCTgtccactctcttccctgaactgaaatgaagtagtgggctgtactttccacacgactgacttcaggttcaagtacgccaggttggctggtggttatgttgcccgcataccgcctcctatggccgagactggtattacgacacctgtcgggccggggctagtaatgctactgctaattaagaTTGATATCTCTACAGCACTATAActagacatttttttaatgacatcatcgcccttatttcttctcattctttgatgcatgtaggtcattttttggatatttttaccaaaatgtttacacatggcaccttcAACAATCTTCAACAACCTTAATCAATAGTTTGATATTTCTCCGTCTCCATCATTCTCCAGAtattaatttatgtcatttataGTGCTAGTTCTTTGCCTCATTGAAACATATTACATGTTATGtgttaaatacatattttcgtCCAATATTCAAACACTATTTTGCTGCAGATCAAAAATTCATAATGTTGTGATTAACCTTGTTGCTGGTTGGTTTGTTACATGTCTTATAATATCCCTATGGAAAAATGAATGGGCAAAATACTTCCAGAACCAAGGCCGCTGAAAAAGTGAACGTGCTTTTTGCACTGTATGAACCAAATGTAATTTTAAGCTCCCACATGTTAATCAGTTTTTATACAAACTTAAAATGCAGATAACCTATGGTAACTGGATGCCATTTAAATCTGAATAGTGACTACAAAGTATCATACTACAGTTTGAAAGGTTCGGCGTGGCATAATGCATACAGTAGGAGAtactattttttaataaataaaacaatacacaCAGTTTGTGGTGTGCTAGTATTCCATTGGAGATGGAACTGCATTGGGATGTCTTAGATTCGATGTGTCATAAGCACTTGTGTTTGGCTAAATGATACTCTGGTGATTTGCATAAAGGCTGATATAGGTTGACTCCAGGAATCCTGGGGGGAATGTCGTGAACAAACCCCACCGTGGTGTTTATTATCAGTCTActgtaatattttattcatcatTTCTCATCAAATGGTGGTTCAATAATAATCATGATAGTGATATTCATGCAGACAATACTATGATTACACAAAATGTTAATTGTGTAAATGCTAAATGTACATGATAAATGTATTCTCTTGCACAAAGTATGAAGTATATACAGTCAAAGGTATTCGTATGTGgtattgaaaatatatttgtatttgtacTATGATAGATTCTGTACAACGCAATTGGACTGCTGTCTGGTGAAATAAAGACGTTGTTTTtgctacattttttaaaaatgttcatctgttttttttctgttttatgaGTCACGTTGCACTCAGAGAGGCTGTGTTATTTTATAATTGGAACTGCTTTATTATCCTCAGGTACAGTAAAGCTTGTCAGTTCATTATTTTGGAGCACTTTAACTACTGACTGTGTGAATATGAGAATACTAACATAAACGAATATGATGTGGCATCTAATGGCATTTCGGTGGAGGTATAGTGGTCAAAGGGGACTTCCAGAGTCGATGCAATTTCCATTTACACATACGAGATATATCTcgagcatttttttaaatgattttccTGTTCCATAACCACCAAATGATACTGCATTTAAAAATACAGGTGGCACTTCTGTTTTTGTTAAAATCTCATCCCAAATAATAAGGCTGCATTAAAAATGATCCGTCCCTTTGACACCCTTTTGATTACAGTTTCACTCAGGCGATTTCACctcatgaccgggaacaaacaaacacgtTTTCAGAACACCGTTACTGTTCTAGAAAAACTATCCTTTgcttaatgctgggttatttgggaaattgaacaaggttatcttttcctcacaaccagaaacacacttctttagtgacctTTTTTTTCCGGACATGTTTAACATGAGAACTCtctaacagtgtaaataagtcagaatgcatgaaatatcATCTCCcccccacacatacacacaccccTTAATGCTAATCAAAAAAAGAGAGCaaatctctcactgctccttaCTAAatcacttttgtaactttagtaAAGACTATCCACTGttttataaatgcattttattaatttaatttgtctGTTCTATTTAAGTTTGTTTTCTTTGCTCTTTCTTTATCACTGTTTATTTGTCTTTCTAAATGACATTGAAATTGGTGATGAGAATTATGACATTTCAGTGGTATccaaaattttgatttcttgaAAAAATTCTATATAactattttgatatattgttatcattaaataaaatacattacaaaaataCTTGATACTCAAAATCTTGTTTAGATTTTGGTAATATCACACACCCCAGTATGCTATTTCTTTTGTATGTATGCTTGGCTATTTCCTGCGAAAACCATCCCATCAGGTCtataaaaaaacacttataGGTTTACCAAAGTGagtcaataaaataaaagtaactttttctttttaaactgtttgaacattattgtatttttattattctctCATGTTCGAAAATAAagatatcaatcaatcaatcaaaaaaagcatgttttgCAAGAAGTATTGACATATTGACTTGTTAtataaatgttgttttgaacAAAAGTTACAAGAAAGTAAAATGCACtggacaaaaatataaaatcaatgaTAAATAGTGTAATTATTGTACTGGATAAGCAAAAGAGAACTTCTGAATTGAGATTTATGGAAAATGCTCTTGTTCTGATATTTTTAAAGCACACACCTGAAAACTTAATTTGACCATTAATAACTTAGAAGAACATGCACTTTGATTGATTTCATGGCAGATTATAGCTGTAGGCAAATTAGAGAATTACCTCTATAATAATGTATACACATTATCCCCCAATGCCTCAACAAGAGTTTTTTAACAGTACTGTCTCAAGAACACAGCCTCTGCGTAATTTTTATTAACAGCAACATCTCACCAGACGAATATCAGAATATCAATGACTAATGAACATCACTATATGAAGTGTTACCCACATAAGGGCACATCTTTTGACTGTTCCTTTGCCATGGTTAACTCAATTGACATAAAGGCTTGGAGTAACCACAAAAAGGCCCATGAGGCTGACATAATGGTGCTTGCAAGGGAGTTTCCCCTCAGTGAAACCACAGTGTCTGATAAGGAAACAGTGTCAGCGGAAACATGTTTACAGAGGGCTTTGCAAATGCACTAGTGAAATGCAGGTTTCCTAGGAACCTGCTTTCTAAATTTGAATACAAATATCTAGCGAACTGGAACAATATAAAGTTAGTTTGGCCTTTTTTGCTGCAGAAATTTCATCCAATTTTTCCTCCCCACAACCATTGTTTCATCCTTTTGCACCCAGTAGCCAAATATAAGAGCCAACGACGAATTGATTATCGTCATTCAATCTGGAAAACTGCAAATTGGACATGATGGTTGGATAATTTAATTAGATGGATTTCAAGTGGATTAGCCTACATGGATTGCTGAGAATTCATTTGGATTCAGAATTatgaaatgtttgaatttcattacaGTAGCAGTGCAGTAGTAGGGGCAGACTGGGGATGGTTGTAACACGGTCAGTTGTGACAACTCCAATCTGTCCAATCGGGAAATAGTTACAAATCATCAAATTCACTTCGCACAAGCTAAGTTTAGTCCTTATTCCACATGTGATAAAGTAGAGCTCTGTGTCAGACATACCAGATGTtagagtaaaaaacaacaactttgaCGTAAGAAAGTgactttgtttatttttgttacagGAATTTCAGTTTCATAGTTAAACTtatcaaatgtaaattattgTGCGTCTGTGTCGATATTTTTCATGCAAGTTGTTAGTGCTAATGTTATTTGTAACAACAAGACTCTGGGTTAGTTGTAACAGAGTCACACACACAGGGTGACCAAACGTCCTGTTTTCCTAGGACATATCCTGTCCTGGCCCTAATTTTCTATCCATATAAATGAATTGAAATGAATGAGGAATCTTTAAGTAAACTTCGAGTATCGCTTGAACATCTCATTGCCAGGCCAACTGTCCTGGTTTTCGGTAATCAAAATATTGTaaccacacatacacacaaacacacacacacacacacatacgttcaagtgttcaatttcaatattttactaTGGCCAATGCTATGATGCTTCCACACACAATGTTTGTGCTCAAGTTCAATTTATTATGTTCAATAACTATGACTGAGAGTGACACACATCAGTTATATTGAAAAGTTAGTGTTgaataaaaagcattttttgtcaTAATCCTTATTTCATTATGTTACATTTCATCCCGGTGGATATCATAATGTTACATCTCACCCCAGAGTAACTAACCCTGACCATGAGGTGAATTGTAACATTTCACTACTCGTGTTTGAAACTAAACCAagcattttctgtttgtgttgaaaataaaataatcatctCATTTAATAGCAGACACTTGTAACTAGTTTGAATCACATTTTGAACACACTGGCAGAAAGGTCAAATCTCACAGAAAGGTCAAACATGTTACGACCATCCCTGACCTCCCCTAATTTACTTGTAATAAATAGGTtaataaatagttaaataaatacatataatattaatatcttaacaaaatatacaaataaataacttgTTTTTCCTCACATACAATCATATCTGGATTCCTGTGATCCATACGTTTCAGAGTTAGAGTTTTAACCTGTTTTAATGTAAAACGTATTTTTTGTGGTCATTTTAGTGGAAGCTGGGTCTCTTGCATTCCTCTCCACAGGTTTCCATTATCTCCATACTTTTGAATTATTGCTCGACGCCCATCTATGTTCATAGAGCAAACACCCCAAAGAAGGTCTTTCCGTTTTCATTTTCGACGCGGGGCAGGAGTGCTGTTGTCGTTTCGGTGCGAAGTCTGTCTCCTTCTCCTAACTGGAAGGCCGCGCCGAAATAAATGGTGCTGTACGACAGATCGTCGGTGTCATGCACGTTCACGCAGGCGGAGCGGATAGCGCTGAACAGCGGCTTGTAGCCTCCATAGGAGTCGGAAAAGCGCCACACCGCGTGGCTCATATTCACAATGTCGTGGCCCTCAGTCCTGTCAGACGTGCAGCTGATGTGAAAAGAGACCTGGGTGTAGACGAAGTAAATGCCGTCATGAGGAATGACGATCTCCTTGTTTTTTAATTCCAAGCCGCCTGAAGAGAAAGCCTGGTCCTG encodes the following:
- the tnfa gene encoding tumor necrosis factor a (TNF superfamily, member 2); protein product: MMEHDSQVLLDLEEGMLPLPKEMVSRRKADSSKSGVWRVCGVFLAVALCAAAAVCFTLHKSQSNQESGTGLRLKTRDHFSQASFTSKAAIHLTGGYNAKHRNTLDWKVNQDQAFSSGGLELKNKEIVIPHDGIYFVYTQVSFHISCTSDRTEGHDIVNMSHAVWRFSDSYGGYKPLFSAIRSACVNVHDTDDLSYSTIYFGAAFQLGEGDRLRTETTTALLPRVENENGKTFFGVFAL